Within the Miscanthus floridulus cultivar M001 chromosome 2, ASM1932011v1, whole genome shotgun sequence genome, the region tcggcgaaggcggatttgccgactgccacgtggcacacagtcggcaaatcctttgccaactgccacgccagcagtcggcatagccacgtggcgccgtcagccctgacggcaggctttgccgactgctggttcctcggcagtcggcaaagattttttttttcaaaaattgtttgccgactggccgccagctaggcagtcggcaaagaaagaaaatattttttttttgaaatgttctttgccgactgctttcggagttgcagtcggcaaagattcTGTCCtaacagtcggcaaagctggaattttttttttttttgcttttgttttctattttctcgcatcaaaaccctgcaaaatcacaaattataatCCAATTTCACCAGAACTCCAATTTCGGCCATTGATCAGACATATGGGAAACGAACTCTATAAAAGGAAGCCATCATGCATGCTTCCCTCCAACCAAAACCAAACACTTCGACGCTTTCTTCAACGTACGCGCACATATACTCCTCACTAGCTAGCTAGCAAGTAGCAACAAGCCACACCTAGCCCCAGCTTGTTTGCAATCAAACGTAGCATCGACATGGCATCGACGACGGCGGCAACGATGGtgaaggcggtggtggtggccgtgCTGCTGATGCAATGCTGCGACGTGATCCTCTCGGCGAGGCCGTTGCTGaatgcggcggcgggggcggacgACGGTGGGTGgcagctggggcaggtgctagaCAAGGGCAAGGGGTCGCCGGGCGGTCCCGGCAACGGCAACTGCGACTATACGAAACCCGGGAATCCCTGCCGGCCACCCCAACCATCGTCGTAGAGTGCTGCTCGGGTGCTGCGCCATGCATCTTCGTTCGTTGTTCAATTATTCCATGGAAAAACGGTTTTTGAAGCTATTTATTTATAGTAGATCGATAAGATATTTGGTTTAGTTAGAACAGACAATTTGCGAGAATAAATCAACCTCTGACATAGCTCGACTTGCAATCAGCAAGTTGTTGCACCGTCAGTTATTAGCTTGGTGATACAAGGCAATAACTTAGATTATTGATTTTAGGCTTACAATAATATATAAAGGTCCCAATTGCACCTATGATTGTATTCTTTCTCCAAATATTTAATGTCTTTATTGAAAAAGATGATATTTTGTTGCCTCTGTTTCTTTTCCTTACTATTAATAATTGCAGGTTCTAATAGAGCATCCATGTTTATCCTCATAAGACTACGATAGAAAAAGAATACATCTAAAACCCTCGTCTCAACTCTCAAGTGAAGTGCCTACCGTTAATGCCATCATGTCATCTACGCGTGACCCAGAGAGACTAGTTTTAGTATTGGCCCATGGAGCTCGCAGCTCAGTTAGCATGTGTTTGGTTTGGAAccaagtggaatgggttggtttCACCTCACCTTTTTGGGTTAGGTTGTATCCATCTCATGTTTGGTTAGAGGGATGGAGTTATCCTAGATTTCTATTTGGTTCGAAGGCAAATGGATGTGGGTTGCGGATTCTGGCATGTGGGCCCCTGCCTTTCTCTTTCTCTTCCTTCTTCCCCTACCTTTCTTCTCTCCCAACGCGATCATGCAAACGCCGCCGGCTCCTCGCCCGATACCGCTCTGCCCAGATGACGTGCAGCCTGCTTCATCCCCGACACTATGGCTCCGAGCATCACCGTCGCCGTTCCACCAAGAGCTCGCTCCCATACACCGCCTGGGGTGATCCGCCGCGCCCTCGCCACCGGAGCTCCACCTGACCTTGCCGCCGAACTCCGACTGCTATCGCCTCCGGAACTCTGCCTCGACCTCGCCCGTGGAGCCTCAAGCATCATGCCCTCGCAGCTCAGGCCTAAAGCACCTGCCCACATGTTTGAGGAAAACGAAGTGGGTTGGATCGGTTTCTCCATTTTGGAGGAATCAGACGAACCCACATATTAAGGGCATTTTCCCTACTGGGATGAACTCAACCCTTAATTTGGAATCCAAACCAAACACCTCTAAAAAGGGGCCTGATCCAACTAACCCAGTTCaaccctcaaaccaaacacacgctAATAGTAAGACATGAGAGGCTGCATTGGTTGAGCATGTTGTGCTTATCCGACCGCAGCTCCAGGAGTGTGCCAATGGAAGAACCGAAGAAGAAAGGGCGAGCGGGAGGTTGGGTTGACAGACATTGAAAAAAGGCAAGCCGGTGATTAGGCCGATAAGTGGGCTAGGCAACAGACGAAAATACTAGGAAAACAATTTTCTCGTTTCAAtattaaattcataaacatgtccGTATTTGTAACATGTATAGTTTGATGACATCAATGTCCAAAACTGTGGTTAGATCTCAATGTCCAAAACTGAGCCACCTCTCGTCTCATGACTCGCCCCCCCCCCTCGGCTCCTCCACCACCGCTGGTCCCCCTCGCTTCCCCTCCAGTATCTCGCTGGAGGCCGAAGGGAGTGGGCGAACCATCGTTTTTTAATAAGTTTTTCTATTAGATCGAGTCCTTAGGGTTAGGGTCTCTTCATACCAAGTTTCTTGGTATTAGGGACTTATCTCCTCCTTCTCTTGAGCGACGGCGAGGAGACAGGGTGGATTCATTTTCTCCATGGCAGCTCTGTTGAAGATGAGGGCGACAACTACGGTGTCAACAACTTCCTCGGCATGACGACATGGAGACTTTTCTTTCTGAACAGTGACATCAAGACGGAGATGATGTCGCCGTCATAGAATAATTTTTTTCGGTCTCTTCTCCGTTTTATTGTGGTTAGATTTGACCATgatgaaggactagggagaataagTTTCAGATCAGTCTTCCCTATTTttcggtggcagaaagaagaaCAACAAATACACAAGAAAGAAGAACTTTCTAAGTCCACCTACAGGAATGTTGGCCGTCGTTCGTTGGGCATAAGTTCTCAGGCTTTTTGACGAGTGTTTGCCTATACAGCCATCCATACGAAGCGTTATGCAGGTTTGGATTTGAGATTTGGAGCTATGCACAATGTGGgtacaatttagatgaaaatcagtttctGGACATATAGTGTATTACAGAGTGTTTGTAATGTAATGATGTATCCaactataatataatataattctttttttttgtctAAAAAAAGACCTCAATGTCCAAAACTAACAAATGGTGCTCACACTTTACGCTTATATACTCACATAAAGGAGACAAAACCAGAGTCTATGTTCTAGGAAGCTACGTACATATATACCACAATAATATAAATAATTTAAATCAGAGCAGCATATATATAACTTATAAGCCCGCCGCATATAATATATAAACTTGTATTGATGGATCAATATCATCAGTCCGCGGGGACTCATCACTATATACGACCCGAACCGTTCAAAGGTACAAAACATTCACGAATGAACCGGTCCAACCAGTAGCCGAGATCGACTGAGAATTCACAATTTTTAACCCAAACAACATGGCAATTCATGAGAGTATCTATCTGAACCATTTCCGTGGGACTCGTTCGTAGTGAAAGGCGGAAATTAAACCAATGTTTCACGGTCGGATCAGAGTAGTTATGGATGTTCATATGACATGGTCTAGCTCACTAGGCACCTTATaattttagttcatatatataagcTTTCGTTAGAACAATTGCATCGACTTCAAACTTTGGAAATTGCATTGAACTCAAATATGGACCGCGGTGATCAACGACagttgaaatttaaaaacaacGTAACGTAGCTTGGCTTCAACTCAGAACAAAACACGTTTGCACTCGACAAATCTACTGTTTCTGGTAGTGGTCCTTAGTTGTGTTACTGTACTTTTTCAGACAACACATTACATATGGGGTAACGAACTATATAAAAGGAAGCCAtcatacatatgcatgcatgcttcaATTCCCTAGCTAGTAGTTCCCTCCAACAAAAACCAAACCACTTTAATTCGACGCATCATTTTACGTACGTATACGTACATACTCTCCACTAGTAGTGGTATATATACGTGATTGTTGCGCAAGCAGGGATCGATTATTTGGTTGTCTGACTGACATGGCATCGATCGACGACGACGGCAACGATGGtgaaggcggtggtggcggccgaGCTGCTGATGCAATGCCGCGAAGTGATCGTCGCGGCGAGACCTTTTGCTGCATGCGGCGGCAGGGGCGGACGGCAAGACGACGATGGTGATGCAGGTGCTAGACAAGGGCAATAATGGTGGGCCGAGACGCCCGGGCGGTGGCAACTGCAGCTGGAAGAAACCCGGGCACCCCGGCTGCCCGCCCCAACCATCATATCGTCGTAAATAGCTTGCCTGCACTACAATGCCTTTCAAGGATGGAGTTCCATGCATGGAAAAATGGATTCTTTTGAAATGGTTTAGTTCAGCTGTGGTGCACCCAGAAGAAAGGTCCCGTCTTCGTTACCATGTTTGATCCCTTACAGGCAATCATGGCGGCCATGCTGGCCTATTTCATGTTCGGCGAAAACCTATACATAGGAAGGTATATAATCTGCATAATTAATGAATCGATCCAACTCATCAACAAGTCTGATGACAGTTTATCATCGTCAATAGTCCACTGATGTTGTTGATATATGCAGCATAATAGGGGGTGCTGTTGTGATTCTGGGCCTATATATGCTGTTGTGGGGAAAGGGCAAAGACCAAATAGACAAATCAAGCACGGAGCATGAGCCGGAGCGGGATGGCGACCAGTCGGAAGCAAGCTATGCAGTACAGTGAACCGCCTTAGAGGGATCATATAGCGCTCAGAGTAGTAGAAGGCAACCAAATAAATCTTAAGATCATCATGAGATCTGGGAAAATGATAACATCATCACAAGTAAAAATGATTATGATTATAGGGGTGTGTTTGGACCCTACGATAGTCAGCCGCTGCTAAAAAATAGTCGAGAATCTGTTTGTTGGATCCTCAATTAATAAACCCAGCTAAAGTATGTCTTACCTACCACCCAGCTAATAATTAGTTACAGTTGATTTCTCTTAACTAAGGTGAAACCAAACCAGGCCAtgtaaaattttattttggtGTGTAGCATTATAATATTCTCACTTTGATCTCGGGACTGCACCCACGACTTAGGGGCTGTTTGGTTGCTGCCTCCTAGGCAAGAAAACAGCTAGGCAGACATATCTACCCCCAAGCTTATGAAATCCAACGCCGGAGTGGTTGCCTAGCCCAGGCAACTTTTTAGTCTCCCAACCAAACAGCCTCTTAGTCCTCTTGGTaaaacttgttactcttggatgcAAGTGTCTCTATATCTTATATCTTCTATATACTTGTAGTCATATACACGGTGCGACACGCATGTGTTTATATTGTTGTGACAGATGACATCATATATATAAGCACGTGTTTATATATGGTTGTGACAGACGACACGTGCGACACGGCGAGCAGTAAGGCCATGGTGACGCCCAGCTAGCCGAGAGCTCCGCCCCGCACCTAGGACACGTAAGATCGGAGGTAGAAGAAAACGCcgttgtttttttttcatcttttGCATTATGCCCCCTGATGCGTGGGGTCCACCAGGTGGAAGTGAGATAAAGAGGGAAATGGAGATTCACTTTTTTCACATCCTTAGCTGAGTCTTCCAATAACAATATAAGACCACAGAGCCGCTTTAAGATTAAAAGTTGTACAGGGACATCCACATGATCTTGTAATGGTTGCATGCCCCTTCTAGCTGTAGATTCATAAAGCACATTTAATTTACCCAATATAAGGAATTTTGATAATAAATGGCACACATGCACGCACCACGCTTGGGATTTTGTAATGTTACGAAGACCTGAACGTGTATTTACTTGAGGCCATACTGATTCATACCATGGTAGTAATAAGAAAGGAATTAAGCCACATCTATGATGAAAACAAGTTTGTAATGTTACAAAAGACCTGACCGCTAAAAGAAAGCCTCACCAACGAGGAACAAAAacgttttggtaattaagtgacaactagTAAACTAATGATTTCAATATAAGATGATTAAATCCAATTCGTTCAGGCTTGACCTGAGCGGCTACACCGGACCGTCCGATGTAACGCACCGGAGTCCAAGTATATGCAATCAGCGCGGGTCTACTCAAAATTTGACTGCGAGAACATGATCGAAGAAATTTCTTGGAGGCGCGCTGCTTTATCCTCGGAAGCTACATACAGCCTACAGTACTACTCTTGTGATCCTAATGCATGGACAATAGAAATAGGGCAGTACTACAGGCCTACGTAGAACATGATGATCGAGATATATGacatgaacatgatgatcgagatTAGTCCGCGGTGACACATAGAATACACGACCGAACCGTACATACGTGTCCAAAGTCACAAACATATATTCACGCTTGAACCGGTCCAACCGTAAGCACAGATCGACTGAGAattcacgaaaccctagcaacaaggcaatgagaagctaGAACACTTGCCGAATACCATTTCTGAATCGAGGAAACGGATATTTCACGGTTGGATCGGAGTTCGTATAGTAGTtatatatgttcatatatatatatatatatatatatggtctaGCTAGGGAGTTCGTTCATATGCCTTCGTTACGACACTTGCATCGACTTCAACCTTCAGAATTTGAACTCAAATGGACCGCGCTGATCAACAGTTTGAAAAATAAACCGTGTAACTAGGCTTAGGCTTGACCTGAGAACAAAATTTAGAAGTCTCGAAAATGGTACCCGGTCCATAGTAATGTACTAGTATGCTTGTTCGGCCATTGATCATACATATGGGAAACGAACTCTATAAAAGGAAGCCATCATGCATGCTTCCCTCCAACCAAAACCAAACACTTCGACGCTTTCTTCCACGTACGCGCACATATACTCCTCACTAGCTAGCTAGCAAGTAGCAACAACGCACACCTAGCCCCAGCTTGTTTGCAATCAAACGTAGCATCAAGATGGCATCGACGACGGCGGCAACGATGGtgaaggcggtggtggtggccgtgCTGCTGATGCAATGCTGCGACGTGATCCTCTCGGCGAAGCCGTTGCTGaatgcggcggcgggggcggacgACGGCGGGTGgcagctggggcaggtgctagaCAAGGGCAATGGGTCGCCGGGCGGTCCCGGCAACGGCAATTGCCACTATACGAAACCCGGGAACCCCTGCCGGCCACCCCAACCATCGTCGTAGAGTGCTGCTCGGGTGCTGCGCCATGCATCTTCGTTCGTTGTTCAATTATTCCATGGAAAAACGGTTTTTTAAGCTATTTATTTATAGTAGATCGATAAGATATTTGGTTTAGTTAGAACAGACAATTTGCGAGAATAAAGCAACCTCTGACATAGCTCGACTTGCAATCAGCAAGTTGTTGCACCGTCAGTTATTAGCTTGGTGATACAAGGCAATAACTTAGATTATTGATTTTAGGCTTACAATAATATATAAAGGTCCCAATTGCACCTATGATTGTATTCTTTCTCCAAATATTTAATGTCTTTATTGAAAAAGATGATATTTCGTTGTCTCTGTTTCTTTTCCTTACTATTAATAATTGCAGGCTCTAATAGAGCATCCATGTTTATCCTCATAAGACTACGATGGAAAAAGAATACATCTAAAACCCTCGTCTCAACTCTCAAGCGAAGTGCCTACCGTTAATGCCATCATGTCATCTGCGCGTGACCCAGAGAGACTAGTTTTAGCATTGGCCCATGGAGCTCGCAGCTCAGTTAGCATGTGTTTGGTTTGGAAccaagtggaatgggttggtttCACCTCACTTTTTTGGGTTAGGTTGTATCCATCTCATGTTTGGTTAGAGGGATGGAGTTATCCTAGATTTCTATTTGGTTCGAAGGCAAATGGATGTGGGTTGCGGATTCTGGCATGTGGGCCCCTGCCTTTCTCTTTCTCTTCCTTCTTCCCCTACCTTTCTTCTCTCCCGACGCGATCACGCAAAACGCCGCCGGCTCCTCGCCCAATACCACTCTGCCCAGATGACGTGCGGCCTGCTTCATCCCCAACACTATGGCTCCGAGCATCACCGTCGCCGCTCCACCATGAGCTCGCTCCCATACACCGCCTGGGGTGATCCGCCGCGCCCTCACCACCGGAGCTCCGCCTGACCTTGCCGCCGAACTCCGACTGCTATCGCCTCCGGAACTCCGCCTCGACCTCGCCCGTGGAGCCTCAAGCATCGTGCCATCGCAGCTCAGACCTAAAGCACCTACCCACATGTTTGAGGAAAACGAAGTGGGTTGGATCGGTTTCTCCATTTTGGAGGAATCAGACGAACCCGCATATTAAGGGCATTTTCCCTACTGGGATGAACTCAACCCTTAATTTGGAATCCAAACCAAACACCTCTAAAAAGGGGCCTGATCCAACTAACCCAGTTCaaccctcaaaccaaacacacgctAATAGTAAGACATGAGAGGCTGCATTGGTTGAGCATGTTGTGCTTATCCGACCGCAGCTCTAGGAGTGTGCCAATGGAAGAACCGAAGAAGAAAGGGCGAGTGGGAGGTTGGGTTGACAGACATTGAAAAAAGGCAAGCCGGTGACTAGGCCGATAAGTGGGCTAGGCAACAGACGAAAatcctaggaaaaatattttcTCGTTTCAAtattaaattcataaacatgtccGTATTTGTAACATGTATAGTTTGATGACATCAATGTCCAAAACTGTGGTTAGATCTCAATGTCCAAAACTGAGCCACCGCTCGTCTCATGACTCCCCCCTCGGCTCCTCCACCACCGCTGGTCCCCCTCGCTTCCCCTCTAGTATCTCGCTGGAGGCCGAAGGGAGTGGGCGAACCATCgttttttaatatatttttctattaGATCGAGTCCTTAGGGTTAGGGTCTCTTCATACCAAGTTTCTTGGTATTAGGGATtcatctcctcctcctcttcagcGACGGTGAGGAGACAGGGTGGATTCGTTTTCTCCATGGCAGCTCTGTTGAAGATGAGGGCGACGACAACTACGGTGTCAACAACTTCCTCGGCATGACGACATGGAGACTTTTCTTTCCGAACAGTGACATCAAGGCGGAGATGATGTCGCcgccatagaataattttctctgGTCTCTTCTCTGTTTTAttgtggttagatctggccaTGATGAAGGACTACGAAGAATAAGTTTCAGATCAGTCTTCCTCATTTttcggtggcagaaagaagaaCAACGAATACACAAGAAAGAATAACTTTCTAAGTCCACCTACAGGAATGTTGGCCGTCGTTCGTTGGACATATGTTCTCAGGCTTTTTGGCGAGTGTTTGCCTATACAGCCATCCATACGAAGCGTTATGCAGGTTTGGATTTGAGATTTGGAGCTATGCACAATGTGGgtacaatttagatgaaaatcagtttctGGACATATAGTGTATTACAGAGTGTTTGTAACGTAATGATGTATCCaactataatataatataattctTTTTTTGTCTAAAAAAAGACCTCAATGTCCAAAACTAACAAATGGTGCTCACACTTTACGCTTATATACTCACATAAAGGAGACAAAACCAGAGTCTATGTTCTAGGAAGCTACGTACATATATACCACAATAATATAAATAATTTAAATCAGAGCAGCATATATATAACTTATAAGCCCGCCGCATATAATATATAAACTTGTATTGATGGATCAATATCATCAGTCCGCGGGGACTCATCACTATATACGACCCGAACCGTTCAAAGGTACAAAACATTCACGAATGAACCGGTCCAACCAGTAGCCGAGATCGACTGAGAATTCACAATTTTTGACCCAAACAACATGGCAATTCATGAGAGTATCTATCTGAACCATTTCCGTGGGACTCGTTCGTAGTGAAAGGCGGAAATTAAACCAATGTTTCACGGTCGGATCAGAGTAGTTATGGATGTTCATATGACATGGTCTAGCTCAGTAGGCACCTTATaattttagttcatatatataagcTTTCGTTAGAACAATTGCATCGACTTCAAACTTTGGAAATTGCATTGAACTCAAATATGGACCGCGGTGATCAACGACagttgaaatttaaaaacaacATAACGTAGCTTGGCTTCAACTGAGAACAAAACACGTTTGGACTCGACAAATCTGCTATTTCTGGTAGTGGTCCTAAGTTGTGTTACTGTACTTTTTCAGACAACACATTACATATGGGGTAACGAACTATAAAAGGAAGCCAtcatacatatgcatgcatgcttcaATTCCCTAGCTAGTAGTTCCCTCCAACAAAAACCAAACCACTTTAATTCGACGCATCATTTTACGTACGTATACGTACATACTCTCCACTAGTAGTGGTGTATATACGTGATTGTTGCGCAAGCAGGGATCGATTATTTGGTTGTCTGACTGACATGGCATCGATCGACGACGACGGCAACGATGGtgaaggcggtggtggtggccgtgCTGCTGATGCAATGCCGCGAAGTGATCGTCGCGGCGAGGCCTTTGCTGCATGCGGCGGCAGGGGCGGACGGCGGGACGACGATGGTGATGCAGGTGCTAGACAAGGGCAATAATGGTGGACCGAGACGCCCGGGCGGTGGCAACTGCAGCTGGAAGAAACCCGGGCACCCCGGCTGCCCGCCCCAACCATCATATCGTCGTAAATAGCTTGCCTACACTACAATGCCTTTCAAGGATGGAGTTCCATGCATGGAAAAATGGATTCTTTTGAAGTGGTTTATACTAGTACATTTCTCGATATGGTATATACTTAATTAATTTAGAACAGAAGACAATGCGAGAATAAAATACTAGTCTGACATATCACAAGTTGTACTTATATATGGTTACTGATTTCAGGCTTATTGGAGTAGTAATAAAGGTCCCAGAGACTCCCAGTTGCGCTTATGCTATAGACAAACATTATTTCTTTTCCAATATCAAATGACTTTTATTAATGTTTTAGTTTTGCAATATTCTAAATGCATAACATGTGGCTCGAACCATCTTTTATTTGTTAATGTGCATTGCTACTACATGAACAAGTTATACAACCGGCCGGTCCTCAACCACACCTTTCCTGTCGGATTTGGTACCGGGAGTCGTCGGAAGTAAGCACGCATGTGGTTGTACGTAAAACCCAG harbors:
- the LOC136537422 gene encoding WAT1-related protein At3g18200-like, which encodes MVKAVVAAELLMQCREVIVAARPFAACGGRGGRQDDDGDAVQLWCTQKKGPVFVTMFDPLQAIMAAMLAYFMFGENLYIGSIIGGAVVILGLYMLLWGKGKDQIDKSSTEHEPERDGDQSEASYAVQ